aatgttggtgagttataggtttaacctatatatatcaaatcataataatagaccacaagatttcatatttcaatacacatcccatacatagagataaaaatcattcatatggtgaacacctggtaaccgacattaacaagatgcatatataagaatatccccatcattccgggacacccttcggatatgatataaatttcgaagtactaaagcatccggtactttggatggggtttgttaggcccaatagatctatcttttggattcgcgttaattagggtgtctgttccctaattcttagattaccagacttaataaaaaggggcatattcgatttcgataattcaaccatagaatgtagtttcacgtacttgtgtctattttgtaaatcatttataaaacctgcatgtattctcatcccaaaaatattagattttaaaagtgggactataactcactttcacagatttttttacttcgtcgggaagtaagacttggccactggttgattcacgaacctataacaatatatacatatatatcaaagtatgttcaaaatatatttacaacacttttaatatattttgatgttttaagtttattaagtcagctgtcctcgttagtaacctacaactagttgtccacagttagatgtacagaaataaattgataaatattatcttgaatcaatccacgacccagtgtatacgtatctcagtattgatcacaactcaaactatatatattttggaatcaacctcaaccctgtatagctaactccaacattcacatatagagtgtctatggttgttccgaaatatatatagatgtgtcgacatgataggtcgaaacattgtatacgtgtctatggtatctcaagattacataatatacaatacaagttgattaagttatggttggaatagatttgttaccaattttcacgtagctaaaatgagaaaaattatccaatcttgttttacccataacttcttcattttaaatccgttttgagtgaatcaaattgctatggtttcatattgaactctattttatgaatctaaacagaaaaagtataggtttatagtcgtaaaaataagttacaagtcgtttttgtaaaggtagtcatttcagtcgaaagaacgacgtctagatgaccattttagaaaacatagttccactttgagtttaaccataatttttggatatagtttcatgttcataataaaactcattttctcagaataacaacttttaaatcaaagtttatcatagtttttaattaactaacccaaaacagcccgcggtgttactacgacggcgtaaatccggttttacggtgtttttcgtgtttccatgttttaaatcattaagttagcatatcatatagatatagaacatgtgtttagttgattttaaaagtcaagttagaaggattaacttttgtttgcgaacaagtttagaattaactaaactatgttctagtgattacaagtttaaaccttcgaataagatagctttatatgtatgaatcgaatgatgttatgaacatcattactaccttaagttccttggataaacctactggaaaagagaaaaatggatctagcttcaacggatccttggatggctcaaagttcttgaagcagaatcatgacacgaaaacaagttcaagtaagatcatcacttgaaataagattattatagttagagaaattgaaccaaagtttgaatatgattattaccttgtattagaatgataacctactgtaagaaacaaagatttcttgaggttggatgatcaccttacaagattggaagtgagctagcaaacttgaaagtattcttgattttatgtaactagaacttgtagaatttatgaagaacacttagaacttgaagatagaacttgagagagatcaattatatgaagaaaattgaagaatgaaagtgtttgtaggtgtttttggtcgttggtgtatggattagatataaaggatatgtaattttgttttcatgtaaataagtcatgaatgattactcatatttttgtaattttatgagatatttcatgctagttgccaaatgatggttcccacatgtgttaggtgactcacatgggctgctaagagctgatcattggagtgtatataccaatagtacatacatctaaaagctgtgtattgtacgagtacgaatacgggtgcatacgagtagaattgttgatgaaactgaacgaggatgtaattgtaagcatttttgttaagtataagtattttgataagtgtattgaagtctttcaaaagtgtataaatacatattaaaacactacatgtatatacattttaactgagtcgttaagtcatcgttagtcgttacatgtaagtgttgttttgaaacctttaggttaacgatcttgttaaatgttgttaacccaatgtttataatatcaaatgagattttaaattattatattatcatgatattatcatgtatgaatatctcttatatatacattaaatgtctttacaacgataatcgttacatatatgtctcgtttaaaaatcattaagttagtagtcttgtttttacatatgtagttcattgttaatatacttaatgatatgtttacttatcatagtatcatgttaactatatatatatccatatatatgtcatcatatagtttttacaagttttaacgttcgtgaatcaccggtcaacttgggtggtcaattgtctatatgaaacatatttcaattaatcaagtcttaacaagtttgattgcttaacatgttggaaatatttaatcatgtaaatatcaatctcaattaatatatataaacatggaaaagttcgggtcactacatgtggcaCATCCGCAAGCAAATGGATTGTGCGAAGTCACTAACCGCGACATTGTTAGTGGTATTAAAAGACGTTTGAATGAAAAGTGGAATGGATGGGTTGATGAACTTTCAAATGTACTATGGGCTCATCGCACTACTTTCAAGAAAAGTACAGGCGAAACGCCTTTTAGCCTAGTATATGGTTCCAAAGCAATGATCCCCGCAGAAATCTTTGTTGAAACGCGCAGAGTTGCTAATTTTGATGAAAGTGCGAATGCGGAAAGCATTTGTGAAAATCTAAATTTCATTGAAGAACGCAGGCTTATGGCCGCAATACGTGAGGCAaataataagcagcaaattgctaagtattataacaagAAGGTGCGCACGTTAGCCTTTGATGTTGGAGAATGGGTTTTGCGTAATAATGAAGCAAGTCGTGCTGAGAAACACGGGAAGTTGGGACCCAATTGGGAGGGACCATACCAGATAGTGGGAATTAATGTAGCATGCTCTTATAAACTCCAAGACATTGAAGGGCGCAACATACCTAACACGTGGCATGCTACTTTGTTGAAACGATATTATATGTAGATAACAAAAGTATGCGACATTTTATGTGCATTCTAGTGATTCATGTTAATGTGTGTAGCAaaaagtttgtaatattgtgtaaAATGAATAAAACTAAAGGTCTTTGTTCATCATAATGATTGTATGTCTATGCGTAATTTCAAAGTACAACGCGTTTAATACAAccataaatgaaatcaaacaagtgATGGAGAAGACAACTTGATGCTAAATGAAAACAATTTGACGTGTATGTGAAAGGAATTCAGTTTGTTAACTTTCTCCCAAAGTATTAGATCTAGccatacttggatgcttcgcaatAAACACAAAtttttgcctaaggatcgtttcggcggacttagaagattcataatgtgcagAATAGCACGTGCATATaggttgtttcgcataaagtagttgtttgttatgtgcacaataataaacaatGAAATTGCAAAAGACAATGCTAGTAATTATGAATGGTAatcaaagcgctatataaataaaggcAATtgcaattaataaataaaattttattatacGTTTCGCGGAAGATTTAGCAAATCATATCATTAAAATTCGCTTTGAAAGCGCTTACATAATGTGAAATCCTATTCCTGGGTAGTTAAGTCTAAACTAATGATGTCTTCGACGGGAGCATCCTTGTTTTGACATATAGCTTCTAATTTTGGAGTGGGGATAACGCGGATTCCTTCCCTCGCTAATGCGACCATCTCTTCTGCCTCTTCAATAGGGCAGATTAATTTCTCAATATACTCCGGCATTGGCTCCGGAAGAACAGCAATCTTGCTAACCTCTCGAAGAAATTTTACTCGCTCAAGTTGTTGTAGCGCAGTCACATAAGTATCAAATTTCTGCGAAACATCCGCAGAATCCATGATTTTTTGCCAAGTTCAGGCAAATGTTCGCGGAGTTTTGCAAAGCTTGATTCCACGGTTTCTTTTGCAGATAAGGCTGCGGATAATTCAGTTTGGGTTTACAAGAGTTTGTTTTTCATTGTATCATGCGCGACTTGAAGGTTGTCCATTTCAATTGCTTTTTCGGACAGTTGCTTTTTTAAATCATCCACGGAATTTT
This genomic stretch from Rutidosis leptorrhynchoides isolate AG116_Rl617_1_P2 chromosome 11, CSIRO_AGI_Rlap_v1, whole genome shotgun sequence harbors:
- the LOC139875260 gene encoding uncharacterized protein; this encodes MQKYLKLLKESAEEFEFFELSQVSRSQNKKADALSKLAALAFSHFQKQVWVEELPNKSIDGNLFVAVVEEVEPNWMDPIVNYLRNSALPEDKKEARLNRKPRHDMIPIDSPWPFYKWAIDIVGPFPPGAGNVKFLIVAIDYFTKWVEAKAVRTITGVQFGSLHVAHPQANGLCEVTNRDIVSGIKRRLNEKWNGWVDELSNVLWAHRTTFKKSTGETPFSLVYGSKAMIPAEIFVETRRVANFDESANAESICENLNFIEERRLMAAIREANNKQQIAKYYNKKVRTLAFDVGEWVLRNNEASRAEKHGKLGPNWEGPYQIVGINVACSYKLQDIEGRNIPNTWHATLLKRYYM